Genomic DNA from Scomber scombrus chromosome 21, fScoSco1.1, whole genome shotgun sequence:
GTCCACTGTGCCGTTCATTCATCTTGTAAACCACCACCCACAGTCTCTAATTACAATGCACACTGTCTGCCCAATGTCCGTGGTCagcctcccttctctctctaaACTTTTATCgtgtttcctcctttttaagATCATCTTCCTATTTTCAAATTCCTTCTCTAGCTTTCTTTCTCAGTTCTGCCTTTTATGTTTCTGACttattcccccttttttttttaacacctctgctcacacacacaagttcgTGCTAATTTTAATAAGTACTTTGGAGGTGTTAAACAGGTTCTTGCTGTGGTAAGTTAGAGCACTGCTCACATGGATACAAGACAAAACATCAATGGCATTTCTGTGACAGAACAGAGGTCCCATTTCCACCACAGAAACACCTTGAAATAACCTTGATCTGCATTaccacattttttgtgtgttttgtaacGAGTCAGGTTGCATGCTTTGCCTGTTTTGTTCgacttcttttctttcatttgacttCAAAAACAAAGTGTACGTCTGCCAGAACCATTGAATCGACTTCTGAGGAAAGCTTAATCTATGTAAATCTTTGACGGCTTGTTTGTCAAGTGGCTGATCAGAGACAGTTCACAGTTGGTGTTGAAGAGGGCTTTGAGAGCTCTCACGCTCTTAAGTAGACTTGGCTCGCATGCATTTGGAGCAACACCCTGCCCTGTAGATGTTTTAGTATGCCATTCAATTCCAATGTGCAAACAGGTGACATTCTGACAAGTGATGACTTTGGTCTTTTTGTTAGGTTTAGCCCGTGCACCTGGGCTTCCTtcgacagagcgagagagacgcGCTGTTTAGGCCAGCTGATGTTCCTGTGAGCCAAAGCTATACAGCTGCTCGGccgtgtgtgttcttgtgtgcgtgtgtttagGCACACTCTTGCCTCTCGAGTAAACACAGTGAATGCACAGCGTGTTGTTACCCTATCACTCCTCTCCGCCCTTCGCTACACTTCCGATTGTTGTCTTTGCAGGCAGATCAGAGGTGTGTTTGTCGTGTACGGTTGGTAAAGACAAGCCTTTTCCCGTGAGAAGCACAATTAAAGTATAAGAATGTCAAGTTCTCTGTCTAGTTTATTGTCCTTAAATAAGAGGTTATACTTCCAACTTCACATCTACCGAATGAAATGTAACGTTCACTTTGTCAGAATTACATAGCCCTTTAAACTCTTTCTGCCTTAGTGTTTAATTTAGACTCATCAAACCGACACATTTTGTGGGTTAGAATCACCATAAATTATATCGTAATACAATGCCAAGTTGTCTTCTTCAGCTTCGGCACAAGAATAGGAAGTGCCTCCCCGCAGCCTGTTATCAATTGAGGCCTGGTGGTTGGCCGTGGATCACGTTCAGTCTTTGATAGCTCGGAGGTTGTGGCAGCTGTACTCCCCCCTTCTCCTTCACTTCTCACATCAGTCGCGCCTGTTTTCCGTCATAATCTGGCAGATAATTGTCTTTACAGTTAtgggttttatgtgtgtgtttgtgtgcataatTGAAAGCAGCAGCCAGACTCTACGTGACTTCCGGTTTAGTCTCCCAGCCACCTCTCGATGGATGTCCTCGGCCAATCCATAGAGTTTGATATTGAGCTaagcaattttttaaatttatacaACTGTCTGGTATTTAAAGCCTGATGCCTAAAGAGCTCATAAAAGAAATAGTAGCTACTGTTTCAGAGGCTTTGTACACATGCGTCACAATAAAAGCctaatatgaatattatatatattgtatatgtatattgaGCATGCAACCTCAACTGAAACTCTTTATTTACAGATACCATAAAACATACTTTAGGATGCTAAAGAAAGTAAAGGAAAGCTATGATGCACACTATTTTTCACTCGATTAATCTATTGGAGGCAAATACTGACTCTGTAtcagcacatacacatattaaaacatttacaaattgTGAAGTATTATTTAAGCTTTGAATGCTgaacattattgtttattaagaCAAAGGAGCTTGCTATTAAGCACCCTTGGGACATTATCCTATGAAATTGAATTGCAGAATTATTTAATCCTttccaattttatttattttctgtttcagtCTACATGttaattcataataattaaattattaatagtATTATTGTCTCTTTAATGTGGAGTATGTTGGAGGTAGGTCAAAATTTTACCAAAAGCTTCATAGTGTTTTCTAGTAGTGGGAtcattaatatacagtacactgGTCTGATATACCCTACTGGAGACTGAGCTTGTTGCTATAGATACCATTAAATGGGTGAAAATATTTTCTAAATACCCGTGACACTCCcatcacatttaaacattactACTTTTGAGACCTACCTGTAGCAGcacacgtgcacgcacacaaaatacaaatggCCCAATTATTTTATTGCCTCCACTGTAACACATGGCAATGTTGGGCGGAAATAATGACATGGGCTGAGGGGGCCACTGATGCGAACCAGATGAGGCAGTCCGACTTaaaaggcagagagggaggaacgAGAGCAGAACTGGACAAACTGTGAAACGACAACACAGCACGCAGTGGGGTGGACTGAGTGACTTTGACATTCACATCATATCATCCGTATACACACAGGAGAGGTTCATCCAAACACTGACAGCGCTGTAGATCTCCTGGTTTCATGTACTTTTCTCACTCTGCAATAATCGTCTTTGCTTCTGTTGTCTGTACTGGTGTCTCTTATACGCCTGTGGGGGCACAGTGCACAGAGCGCTGTTGTCCTGTGTGTCCTGGTCgtcgtcttctttttttttttctttttcttttttttacatgtgcaaTGATGTTATTGGAAACTAAGTGGATCCTTTTTTATGTGAGCAGTGTTGCAATGAGCTTGGCCCCAAGCCTGCCTGAGGCCTGGTTCAgcactgctcagctctggccaCAAAGTGCATTTCTCTCTCATGTGGCCCCTGACCCCCTGACGCATTTCCTGACCCAGGAAATAGAATTAACACCTCAGTCTGGACCTTTAGGTCCCACAGCCGCATACGCAGCTGTGCGTTAGCTTAGCCCGGTCTAGTCAAACCCAGCTAGCTGCTATggctccatgacaactgaggcCAAGATGGAAAAGGAAAGCAGGAGATTTTCATTTGAACATATGTGAAAagcttattatttttaatttctttgggTGTGTGAAGAGTTTTTGGTGCCATTGCAATTTCAGCAATAACAAAACAAGAACATATATTTACCCACTTTTCTACATGTTGGCATGACCATCAAAAGCTGTTCTTAATATTATTCATGGTAGTTTTCACTTCAGAATAGTAGAATAGGGATTTCTTGAAAGCTTTATGTTTCCTCAACTTTTCACTATTTCACTATTGCACTTTGACTAAAGGGTGGCGGTACTTGGTCACTATCATCCATTTCTAACCAGAAATCCTGAGAAAACTCATTAATGTCTCATTCACTGTAAACTATAATACCAAGTCAGACAGCCCAACGGCCCAGATGGAAATTCAGGGCTGGCATGTCAGCAGAGTCGTTTTGTTGAGTGTGGCTGACCTCCTGCTCTGAGAGGTTTGGTGTGCCTCCCAAATGCCAAACCTCGTCCAAGACGACCAAATCGTTATCAAACATGTTTGATCTTTTCATAAGGTGGTTTGCATTTGGATCTTGACTTAAGTTACAGTGCATTAGAGCTTAATGGTGCAGTCCACTTCCTAATgttcttcaaaataaaaaaatatgtgaaatataatGTCCTCCACCAGGGTTTTTTAATAACATGGTGGCTTTCCGATGTCATGAGTGTAGTAAATCTGGGGACTGGGGTTTAAGAAGAGAAAAGTGGATTATCTGTTTATTAGATATTTTATGTGAACTATATATCAGAATGGATGTATATTGATATTCagcactcaaagtgctttatctGTTTTCTTCATTAGTCAAAGGCTCTTGTGCAGGcaagcaaatacacacatgtatgtgCACTTgatcacacatacatacacacacacacacacacacacagattagcCAGTTCCTGCATTTAAGCACCCCATGTGTTTGCATTTTAGTCACACATTGCCAATCTCATGGGAGCACTTTGAAGCAATACTCCTCCAGAGCAGATCATAAAACAGGAGTATAAGTAGTTTTTCACATAGTTGTATCCCAGaacaccccaccaccaccaccacctcccacCCTATAGCTCACTGCCTCCACCTTCCACCTCTAGTCCATTTACTCTGGAAGTGCAGGGTGAGCATTTGGTGCAGAGATTTGCTGCGGCCATGCATTAAGCCCGCTCCCCTCACATTGTTTCTGTCCAGATGTTGCAAAGAAAGACTCACAGAGGCAGCCGCGGTAGAAGGGTCCCATCTCTCCTCCTGTCATTTAGTGCTGCTCTAGTCATTATGAATGTAACAAAGTGGTCTGTGCTTATTTGGGCTACTGGGCTGCATTTATATTCATGTGAAGACAAAACCAACGTCTGAGACCATACAGGCAGGAGAAATACAAACTCACTCACACTTAACTTGTTTGAATCTGCAGAATTATTACCGTCTGCTAGATGGAGGCCAGTTTAAACTTTGTGCCTTCACATTGCTCAATACAGAAAACTGAATTTTTTGACTGCATCGTCACCTGAGTTGCAGCGAGGGAGGGAAAAATAAGACCTAAACTGCAGCCATGGtgttaaatactaaatataattCATTTTTGAGCAGCCTGCAATATGCGGAGATCCTACatgataaagtgtgtgtgtgtgtgttggtgtgcatTGATGGTGACAGTGTTTCCTCccttgtttttgtctgtttgtgttccCTGCATTAACCCACTTGTTCTTCTGCCTCCACAGTACTTTGAGGTGCCTTTTGACTCCAACATGAACCGCACAAAGAACCGTCCACTGGTCCTTGGACAGATCAGgtacagtgttttgtttgttatctTATTTAACTGCAtctgccttttttcttctcttcatgaTCCTCTGCATGAAATATTTGGCAGTGCACCCCCCTTCTTCACtctttatttacttaaaaaagacaatgaagaATGACTccaggaggagagagatgcaACAGCTCAGCGTGAGTCAGGGTATAATTCAGTGCAGAAGCTGCCCAGCACGCTGCATGACAGCTACTGAGCCACACAAGCTGAATTATGTACAATTGATACTAGACAAATAACAAAGTCTGCTGTTTTCTTGCCCGCTGACCTTATCAAGAATTTTTTTCCCAGCAACATAACATGATCTGATGTGATGTAATGAAagcctgtgtgtatttgtgggtAGCGTTATTATGAAGAGTACaccttaaataaaacagaagccCTGAGCACACATCCTGTATTCATTTATAACCTTCTGTCTCACCATCAGTTATTATGATCTGCTGTGTATGTAGACTAGCAGCAGCCAGAGATCATAGCTGCAAATAACAGAAATGCATGCCAGCAGTAACGATCCTCCGCTTTACACCTGTCAGCTGTAATGTGAGCTTGTTagcaggaaaggagggaggagcagGATCGGGGTGAGGGTTTAGTTTACCTGGCTGCCCCTACTTTGCTAATTCCACTGTTAAGATGTCAGATAACCTCTGCATTGTCACTCACTGAACTGCGTGCATAGCCACGCTTCTACAAATCTGACTCGGTGACTGGATATGCTCGTCTCTACCTGCTCCTTTGGGAGACACACAGATATTCACTGATGCAtgcaggaaagaagaaaaaaaaacacaaatccacCACTTGTCCTCTTCATTGTCACAGCCAGGAAACTGTCTGCTTCGCATTTCACTCTTACAGGAAAAGCTCTTATCTctcctttcatttttattcaacgagaacaaaagcaaacaacTTGTTGGCATAAGAGGAGGAAACACCTTAGACTATCAATTAAATCCACATACAGCTAATAAGACAAAGCTAGATACCTCTTTGTCCAACTAACATGCTAGGAACATAGTCACTTTATGACTTTATAACAGCCTGAATTGTACCATAATGCTAAAGACATACAAGACTCTGAAACTTCACAGCTATCTCATCCCAGGCTCAGGAATTCAGCATTGACACGCTGTTTAAAAGTGGACTCTTGTGCTGTTGAGCTGGTGATTGAAGATGTCCTGTCACTGTCTAAACACTGCCTCTTCTCTCTGGCTTTTAGCCTGTTCCTGACATAAGGAGGCGTGTCTGCCTGTCCGtaagacacacagaaacactatATCTCTCGCTCTTTGTACTCCCCGtccccctcttttctctctcacacttaCAATCCTGcgcagagacagacagcagatggGAGGCTGGACTGTCCTGTCAAACAAGCCATCAGAGGGCCACATTTTACACATTCTCCATGTTGTCCTCACAGCGAGGCCTCGAATAAGCAGAGCGATGTTCATCAGCTGTGTCTGTCCTTTTGTGAGACTCTGCGTGTCCCATATGCTGGCAACACCGGAAATAGTTTGTCATCTTACGTGTATCATATTTCCCACCTTTTATTCTTCCTGTGTGAAATGTGCATGACGGTCCCCCATCCTTTGGAGTGGTTTTGCAGTCCATATGTGATGATGCTGAATAACTCTCAGCctagaaacagaaaagagaaggaacAAAGAAGAGCAGTTTCATCAACAAGggaaacttttttctttttttttttttgctgaagaTAGTTATGATTAGCAACACAGTGTGTGGTATGAAGGGATTCTTATCATCTGCCATCTGATCTGCTTCGTTCTTGCAAAGATTGTTCAAGCTTCTTCTCTAGATTTCAACTGCATCTCCCGCATTGTATTCATTAGGGCTGCAACcaacaatcattttcattatcaattaatctgtcagaaaatggtgagaaatgttgatcactgtttcccaaagtcaactttttaaatcatgtttaattttaacaaCTTGAATTCAGACCATTGAAATATCAGCAGgagattttgttgtttgtttttttaaagccaaaaatgAGCAAGAATTTTGTAATCCTGTGTATTGATTTCTTTGCGGTGAGCTGAACTTCACTCACCCTCAGCTCTGTCTGCAGTTTCTTCCATCTAAgccaattttttaaatttttcctcagtttgttttccttgtttttttcttttcttttccagcaTGTGTTCCTCTCTGGCTGTCATATATGTTTATGGAAATATATGCAATGTGTGGGATGTCTAGTCTTTGTGGTTTACAGTAATCTTTTAGTAGGCTTTTCCCAATTTCACACCAAATTTGGAAGCCTATGTTTTTGAGGCCAGTCTGACACATTTGTAAAGTGTTTATTTCTCTGACCACTTGAATACTTCACAGGTAACTTAAGTTTGAAGTAGGTTCATCCTGTTCCTTAAACACAATGACTAAACCTCCTCATGTTTAGCATTTGGATCCCTGGCCTCGATTGTGGTTTAACCAGATTGCCACATCCTGGGCTTTCTGTATTGACCTTACCTACCTGACGTTATGACTGCGGCTGAGTCAGACAGTAAGCAAAGGACAGTAAAGCGGCTTCAGGCCATGTGACGCACTCGCTCCCTCCTCTGACCCCCCGCTGAGCAGCCCACAGCCAGACTGTCAACAGCCCATAGCCAGCCTGCACGGCCCCACCTCAGCCCACATAAAACAGACATAACACCACTAATCACATTAATGCACCAATCTCCCCGCTCGGCCACACCACCAAAATAAAAGCCCTGTTTGCTTTTTGAAGAAAAAGGCCTGCGTTTGGTCAAGATTTTAATCTACCCTCTCTTTAATTTATGGAGCATTTGCTGGTGAATTTGAACCAGACCTCGCCGTCACTGCTTTCAATAAAAgatgagtggaggaggaggaggaggaggaggaggaagtctTCATCCGGCTAAAAGCCTGAGCCACAGTGGTTTTCTTCAGCTAGTTTTGATCTCTGGTGTGTGCACATGCTCTTCATCTTGCCGGGCTACTTTTATCCCTGACAAACTCTTATCAGATGAGCTTCCTCTAAGCCTCCCGTTTTGAGTCTCTGCCATGCTCTGATGACTGTCAGTGTGTGGcccccatgtgtgtgtgtgtgtgtgtgcacgtgttgAGCTATCATTGTCTTATCTGATGTCTCCAGAAGCCCACAAAACATTATCATCTCATAGGTTCCCATGGTGGTGATGAGCTTTTGTCAGTTGTGTACTGTTACTCGCCTTTTAtccaaaaaacatctgaaattcATCTGAAACATtcctttgtatatttttttctttttctttttcttactgaTTTACCTGATTTtcacgtttgtttgtttttcctttctttcttgtcAGTCCCCTTCATGCCGTGTCCTTTGCTCTGGCCTGTGGAGTTCCTGGAGTCGCGCTGCTCACACTGGCCGCAAACCCCTTGACGGGCTTCCTGGGCGCCCTCAACATCTTTCTCTACACGAGTTGCTACACACCGCTCAAGAGGCTCAGCATCACCAACACCTGGGTGGGAGCAGTGGTGGGTGCCATACCTCCCGTCATGGGCTGGACAGCTGCCACAGGTTGTCTGGACCCAGGTAAGACTCATCAGCTGCGATATGGACTGATTAGAAGACTTGTTTATGTACACGTGTGTGGATACAAGTGCTGAAACATTAGTTGAGAATAGGGCTCTGACagtatggattttttttattgtggtgTAAAAGCAATATATACCCTGCACTTTGGCGTTTTATACACCAGCCTTTGTTCATATGCAGACACAGGCCATTGCCTCAGGTCTTACGTGATAACAGTCCTTAGCAACCGGAGAGCAGTAAGCCTGGCTAGCTGGATAGCAGAATCAGGAATACTGTGGTGCAAACATGTCTCGGTGAAGATGAGGGCAAAGCAGTTGGTCATTTCTCTCCGCGAGGTCAGAAGCAGTCTTGGGTAGTGTAGTTTATTGTCAGTGGAGTGGACATTGACAGCGAAGATTGACAAGAGAGCTGGTCAGCTTGAGTTAGCCTATAGCTTAGATTGGATGACAACTCACTTGCTGTGCTTCCATGTCGTCGTGCACCGCTCACCGTTTTTAGGTTAACATTGTGTGAGCTGTTTTATGGTTCATCAGGACCTCTCTGACCAGCCCTGATCTCATACTACATAAAGCTTCGgaaatgtatacatatatattagggatgtcccgatccgatatttggatcggatcggccgccgatattagcaaaaaatgcatatcaatatcggatcggcctgcacgggaaaatcccgatccggactcccgatccagtttccggtccgtgttttccagcgcaccgctgtaggtaatccattccagtttttttcagctttcccctcaaatccggtccgcgtttttcagcacacctagccacctgtccagcatcccactatttattttctactcagcttttttgtgtgttttgcttttttaatacagtttacaatattgtttgcactgatggctttttaagccttggtttacactcttgttgttcaagagcagagcattgatgccaattcagtttgtgtggttaattgactatttattattttgtctattttgtgtttatttaaccctgttaagaataaacaggtcagcttctcattaccaaccactgtggattattcaaactaacctaattaagttggctagttgttcttaagagcaaaacccttttcaacatgagtataacaacaaaataagtaaatatctttaatctttcatacatgcttggatcggccggtatcggtatcggcctatgctaaaagcaacaatatcggtatcggatcggaagtgcaaaaagctggatcgggacatccctaatatatatattgctGTTGTGTTCTTGTCCTTGTACCTGTGGAATATGCACTTCAccaagagacagaaaatgagcAGTCGATTCCGGTTGTTATGCAGGCACATGAAGTGTTCTGCTATGGCAACTGTATCAAATGTCTTTCATTATCAGGCTGCTGCCATATGTCTGACAAGTGCTCAGAGTGTAAAttaattatgtaaatatttagaGGGCTTTTTCAGCATGATATATAATGAATGTTAGCTTTTCAGCTGTAAATAAAAGCAGCTCTATTCCATTCAATTTCCATTTAAGAGCACACCACTGATTCCATGGCAACTCATGCTATTCATCAAAGCTTTAACCAACAATCTAGCCCATACTGTGGCTCAGCCTTTGAGAGGAAGTTGCCCTTTAAATGAACTTCTGGTTATCAAATTATGAACCCTAATGAATACAGTAAATGAAACTACACAGTCAGCCTTCTCTAAATGTCCCCTCAAAGCAGTTGTGCACTGGTTTCCAGAATTAGTCCCAAAACACTGGATTTTACGTGTTTACTAAAAAGCAGGACAAAAGAAACCTGTTGCTCTGTGTTACATGTGGTGCTGACTCACTGATCAGTATTTGCAGTTCACATAACACCCCACATGTCAGTTTGTTGCCCTCACGCAGGATGTGAAACACAAGCCACTGTCACTACAAGCTAAGTgctaataaaaatgtctttgctTCCTGTTAGTACACAAACTTCTGGTTTGACTCATTTGAACTCATAAATGTGACACCAAACAGGACAATGCTCCTGAGAACAGCCGTCCCTCTGCAAAAAGAGATCTTTAGAGATGATCAGTGTCAGGTTgagataatgataataatacatataattgTTTATATTGGAGGAAAACATTCACAGTTTTAACTCTTCTACTAGTTGACATTGCCATGGTGATCTCTGTCGCAAGAACTGGCCATAGTCATGAATTAAAGCACTGTTTATTCTCTACCATTCGCTCAGTAGCTGTGACAGTAAAAACTGAGGTATAATTATGAGATTGTATATGAAGACATTTGGAGCAGATGCAACACATGCATTGCTGATGATTTTATTGTGGATATTGTTTTGTTGAAATAGCAACGTTTGTTTTAAAATGGGTCAGAAAACTTTCTTTTGAAGGGtcaaacatttttcttattataatttttttttttataaatgtgtagaTTAGTAGGAGTAGtggtatatttttttattgcatgatTCAAGAATATGCATTttgtcaacaacaaaaaaatcacaacataaAACTTTAATTTCAGTATGTGGTCTAATATGTGGCATGTTGATTGTTACAGACTCGCAGTCTGTATCATTAATCCTCTCCTTCCTCattcttttatctctctctccatctcaccCCCTAGGTGCTTTATTGCTGGGTGGTTTCCTGTACAGCTGGCAGTTCCCCCACTTCAACGCCCTGAGCTGGAACTTGAGGGAAGACTACTCCCGCGGCGGCTACCGCATGATGTCCGTCACCCACCCCGGCATGTGCAAGCGCGTGGCCTTGCGTCACAGCCTGGGTCTGATCGGCCTGTCGACCTTAGCACCCGTGTTGGACGTCACCACCTGGACCTTCCCCATCATCTCCTTACCCATCAACCTGTACATCAGCTACCTGGCCTTCCGCTTCTACCGCAAAGGAGATCGCAACAGCGCCCGCAAGCTGTTCTTCTGCAGCCTCTGGCACCTGCCCATGCTACTGCTGCTGGCGCTCACTTGTAAGAAACCTCGCAAAGATCAGAAGGACACAGCTCTGACTCCAGCATCTGCACCACTCACACTGCCAAGCTAACTAGATTTTATATTCCCCGCCAACCACTAATTCACTGAGATCCTTATTTCAACTGAGATACTCCTCCAGTGTCTCAGTCTGTTTGGATGGTTCAATGTGATGGGCACATTATCTTACCAGTGTTTAATTTTACCCAGTGATGCTCACTGAAGATCAGGTAATGAGCTGGAAATAATTTGGATCAAAGTAGCTGatttacagaaaacacactgcatTATTACATCTGGTTGTAAACgtttcaatgtgtgtgtactgtacatattctgtatttatttatatagaggcCCACTAGTTTATCTCCATGTTGTACATGACTGATGTTAAATGACCTTGTACAGTGTAAATTGCTCCTGTGGATCCAGTTTATTGCATTGTACAAAAATGCATAAGAGAAGAAGGACATATGATGGACGGGAAGTCATGTAATCAAAAAACTCATCTTTTGATTTTCAGTCAGTGTataaaaataggaaaaatataAACTTATTTTGAAGCAGCTACGACACTTAATATCTATTGATTGTTGTTCTGACTTATACTTGATCCCTGTTACTTGACAGTTATTAAGCCTCATTTTGTTTTGCTATTCAGAAAACTCACTGATGGGTCTTCATTCGCATAATGCTTTACTTCAACACGGTTAGCCTGCACCAAAACAGAGGGAATAGTAAACCCTTGTAAGAAACACAAGGGTAAATGTTGTCTGACAATAAACATGTCATGATTGTAGTCGTGTCTTTTGTGTCATCTTTCACTCGTTCAATGTTTGCACTCAAAACTCAATTTCGGATTTATTAATTGCTCTGTACACCTGATGTAGAGCTCTCAATCttatcaaacacacataccaCTGATACGCCTCGTTAAGTGCTGATGCTGACTCAGCATGCAAATCATATATGGATTTCAGTTTCAATTATAACCTTAGTGGATCTCCTGGCTTTAAGCACAAATCACCATCCGTCCAATAAGCCCTGTTTAACAGGCCACCTCTGCACCTGTCAGTCAACATGTGCTCCCCTTCCGCCCTTTACCCCTATAGTTTTGGGGTTTGGTTACATTTCCATCACCACGTTCGGAGGAAACAAGCGCCAACCTTCCCCTCGCTGCCATCCTCCCTCAATAAAAGGCGGCTATGGGATTTAGCCAAGGCCGGGAGACCTGAAACGACTTGACATCCTCGTAAAGCGTCTGA
This window encodes:
- the LOC134003921 gene encoding protoheme IX farnesyltransferase, mitochondrial, which produces MYKTPCSRLSGLLGVSVKQKLAQNIPRCNQTTRSLIQLHRRDPSNWLTYQHLNFLKRQYVAKSNSELHQRAIPKQAPVLTIVDERDDSVERQVQRVPAIDPVLTDADPQLEDATSKAQPEISTLKAATEDAALTKTSMSSTVGNVDETPHVHVETEKAREARLDRQWKQLKLNLGDLPDIYARLAKIKLTALVVTTAAAGYAMAPVPFDPVTFFVACLGTGLASCTANSINQYFEVPFDSNMNRTKNRPLVLGQISPLHAVSFALACGVPGVALLTLAANPLTGFLGALNIFLYTSCYTPLKRLSITNTWVGAVVGAIPPVMGWTAATGCLDPGALLLGGFLYSWQFPHFNALSWNLREDYSRGGYRMMSVTHPGMCKRVALRHSLGLIGLSTLAPVLDVTTWTFPIISLPINLYISYLAFRFYRKGDRNSARKLFFCSLWHLPMLLLLALTCKKPRKDQKDTALTPASAPLTLPS